The stretch of DNA CGCACGGCGGCGCGCAACGCGCCCGTGCGCTCGCCCTCGCCGCAGGCCGGAACGCCCCCGTCGTCACCTCCTACGCCGAACCGGGGGTGTCCACGGTCTCGCTGCTGATCGACGACCTGACCGCGACCCGCGCCTGGGTCCGCACCGTCCTGGGCGGCCTGGCCACCGACAACGACAACGCCGCCCGCCTGCGCGAGACGGTGCAGGTCTATCTGGCGAACAACCTCAGCAACGTCACCGCGGCGAAAGAGCTGGGCCTGCACTACAACTCCGTGAAATACCGGGTCAAGCGTGCAGCCGAGGAACGCGGCGAGGACTTCACCCGCGATCGGCTCGCCGTCGAACTCGCACTCCTCGCGTGTCAGTGGCTGGGCCCGGCGGTCCTGGTGCCCGAGTAGGCGCGGGCCGGCGTCAGAGCACGTCGCCGCCGGTTCGCCGCAGGTAGCGCAGCGCGGACTGGGCGGCGTTGTATCCGCTCATGCCGTGCGCTCCGGCCCCCGGCGGTGTCGACGCGGAGCACAGGTAGGTGCCCGGGACCCCGGTGCTGTAGGGGTCGAGGGCGATTCGCGGTCGCAGCACAACCTGGGTTTCGGTGTTGGCGCCGCCGATGATGTCGCCGCCGACGTAGTTGGGGTTCGACGCCGCCAACCGGACCGGGCCGCTGCTCACCGTGGCGACGACGCGTTCACGGAAGCCGGGGGCGAACCGCTCGATCTGGGCGACCACCGCCTCGGTGGCGTCGCCCGAATAGCCGTGCGGAACGTGCGCGTACGCGTACAGGGGATGCAGGTTGCCCTTGGACCGCCCGGGGTCGGCGAGGTACTGCTGACCGACGAGGACGAACGGACGTGACGGCATCCGGCCCGTCGCGACATCTCGTTCGGCGTCGGCGATTTCCGCGAAAGTGCCTCCGAGATGGACGGTTCCGGCGCGACCGCAGTCGGGATTCGTCCACGGCACGCCGCCGTCGACGGCGAAGTCGACCTTGAACGCGGCGGGCCCGTGCCGGTAGCGGCGGTAGGCCTTGGCGACCCTCTCTGGGACACGCTCACCGAGGATCTGCAGTGCGGCGGACGGGGCGACGTCGAGCAAGACGATATCCGCGGGCGGGAGGTCGCGACTGCTGCGGACCCGGGTGCCGGTGGTGATCTTGCCGCCCCAGTCGGTGAGCATCGCGGCGAGCGCGGCGGTGATGGACTGCGACCCGCCCTCGGCGACCGGCCAGCCGTAGCGGTGGCCGGCGGCGACGATCATCAACCCGACCGCGGACGTCGCCGGCCGATCCAGCCGGTAGTACGCGTGGGCGGCGGCCCCGCCGAACAGCGCCCGCCCCTTCTCGGTGCGCCACCAGCGGGCCGTGGCGGTCGCCGGTAGCAGCGCCCGCGGCCCGAAACTCGCGAGCTTCACGGGATGCCGGGGGATGTTCGCGATCGGGCGCATCAGGTCGGCGGCGAGGTCGTCGAAGCCGTCGGCGAGACCACCGAACA from Rhodococcus opacus B4 encodes:
- a CDS encoding phytoene desaturase family protein, producing the protein MTTAVVVGSGPNGLAAAVHLARHGVEVQVLEAADAIGGGTRSGELTVPGLLHDECSAFHPMGAGSPYLRTLDLERFGLTWKWPEIDCAHPLDGGDAGLLHRSVDATAAGLGEDGQRWQRMFGGLADGFDDLAADLMRPIANIPRHPVKLASFGPRALLPATATARWWRTEKGRALFGGAAAHAYYRLDRPATSAVGLMIVAAGHRYGWPVAEGGSQSITAALAAMLTDWGGKITTGTRVRSSRDLPPADIVLLDVAPSAALQILGERVPERVAKAYRRYRHGPAAFKVDFAVDGGVPWTNPDCGRAGTVHLGGTFAEIADAERDVATGRMPSRPFVLVGQQYLADPGRSKGNLHPLYAYAHVPHGYSGDATEAVVAQIERFAPGFRERVVATVSSGPVRLAASNPNYVGGDIIGGANTETQVVLRPRIALDPYSTGVPGTYLCSASTPPGAGAHGMSGYNAAQSALRYLRRTGGDVL